The Anas platyrhynchos isolate ZD024472 breed Pekin duck chromosome 8, IASCAAS_PekinDuck_T2T, whole genome shotgun sequence region GAAGAAAGCAGGAAGCAAATCCAAAGGGCAGCTTACTGAGCAAGCAGACGATGCCACTCTGACAGATTAACGGAGAGAAATGCAAAGGAGCcttttctgctctgctcagaagtttttaatgtttctttctgGAGAAGTTTTGGCAACTTGGAGAAAGAACATGCAAAGAAACGCAATAATGTGATCAAGGAACTAGCTGTCACCTTAACTTCTTTCCACAAccacaaaatgtatttattgaaTAAAACTGTACTTGCAAAGGGACACCTCCCAGTTCTTGCAGCCTTCTGAGAAACCTCACCATGAAGATGCGGCCCAATCTAACAGAGCCGGTACAAGTGTCCAACCGTTTTGCATTTAAGGGGGGACAGGACAAAACTTCAACACTCGTCCATTCCTCTAGTCCCCAAGTTGCCAGCCATGCCTGCCATTTACACCCGGTTATAGTTATCTAGTGAGTGTACTCCCAGATTTTTCCAATAATACCCCCCCacttcacaaaaacaaaacaacaaacaagaacaCAGTAAACTCAGATTTGCAGAGTCTTGATCACACTAATTTCTTCCAAAACTATGAATTACGATGTTGGCTTTCAGACCTTCAGTTCAGATGATATATCAAGTTTTTGGCACTGGAAGACCGTTAATAATCAAGATATACAACTTATATACAGTTTCTCTAGCACACAGACTTTGCTAAATCAAAGTCTCAGTAAAATGACTGCTTTACAACTCACTAGCATTACACGAGGCTTTAGCAACACTTTCAGAGAAACAACATTGAAAAAAGTCCTGGAACAGGCCCGCTATTGAGCACTCTTCTGAGCACTTCAACAACTGACATTTCCTTGAAAGGTGCTTTGGCCACTGCAGCAAGGTATGtcgagaagaaaaagaaaaccaaaacaccaCAATATAAATAACGGGAAAGCAGAGAGCCTCCTGTACAGAAACACTGTTTGGTTCTCATGGTACTACATTAGATTGCACTCAAGACCTGGGTTTTACCACCTGCTTAACCACTTTGTCCACCAGGTTCTCTGTTAAATATTAAAGGGCTCTCCTTTTTAATATGCTCTCAAATCAAAGGTGTACAGCAGTATCCAGATCTCGGTATCATTCATCCTTAGAGTATTTTTTGAATTAAATCATAGCTGTGTACAACTCCAAAACACTCAGGATTACAAATCACTTCCTTTTAGAGCAAGCAAAACCCTTAACACAAAGACTACTGCTCGTTTTTCTGTAGCGTTTCCACATTTGAATGATATCCTTAGTTGTTACACATCCTTTGCCAAACCccagaaaaacaggagaaaagcacCCCACTCCTCGGCTACAGGGCGTGCGTAACAGGAAAGTGTTAAGCCAAACTGAGCTCAACTGATCTCAAGAATCAGGTACCGGTCCCAGTTCTTACAAGAGTCCATTCACTCTCCCCAGGAGATCACAGAGGTCAGAGGAAACACTGACTAGACAGACTCCACAGGGTCTGCAAAGGGACCAGAGAACATGTTGCATTTCTGATccatttgtaatttattttatttttttaacatcatgGTGGTTCTGGAAAAGAAACTCCCTGAAAAGCTGCACAATACTAATACAATACATGTCGGCCAACCCCTGGAGCTGATTTCATCGAATGATGGCCATGCCCTAGCCAAATGCCCACCTGGTCACACAGCTCATCCTCATCCAGCCTCAAGCTTGATGTTTCCTTGTCTGTATCCAGAAATTCCTGCTGCAAGCAAGAGTCTGGCTCCACCAGCTCAGAATCCTCCTGCTTAGCATTGGGTTGAGTATACAAGGCTGACAGATTCAGCTCCTTGAATCCCTGGTAACAAACAACAACCccaatagtaaaaaaaaaaaaaactgtgttgtaactaccaccaccacaaaaaaaataataaataattctaatacatttttaaaaacatcacaGCAACCACAGGTTGGCACCAAATTCTGGCAGAAATTGTCTTATTGCAAAAATTAACTCCCCCCTGCCCTCCAGCAACAAAATTACTAAGCAGTGCTCCACTCCCTCCCAAAACTGGATATACTCATGCAAAAACACAATTACAGGAACCAATCCCACCAAACACTCATTGTGCATCTGCTGAATAAACAATACAAGCAACCCAGGCTGTCAAGCCTGAGCTTCTACTGAGATCAAAATCATGGCACTGCCTTTCTAAGGGTTTTCAGGTCCACAAAGTTCTTACCACATAGATGAAACATTCAGGTAACAATAAAAAGGGGCCTAAATCACAAACACTCTGCACTGGTTTACAACCTGAATGTCTGTCCAAGGTACAACGTGCAATCCACCATGTTTACACCACTTGACATCATTCATTTCAGTGGtaaaggaagatatttttaatcAAGAGCATTTTTGTAATTCAGCCTCAAATTATAGCTACCAAAACTTGCTGGAATTAGCAATGCTCAGCAAGCAATTAACGTCTCTCTTAACAACCTCTCAAGGCCAGAGTTTGGCCTTCTCCATAGAACACCTACAGCTATTTTACTTCTTCCTATTACTTACAAAGAGTGTGTATCAGTTCCAGATCAATCTGCAGTGCTAACAAGCTCATGAACTTCACAATAAAAACCATCTAACAGCAGATTAGAAAATTCTGAAGACAGgataaatttaatttgttttgtaaaacCAGAGTGTCTCTGTAGCATCAGGTTCCAACTTAACCAAAAGCACTCACAATGGAGTTAGACGCTGTGGGAGGCAGTCACAACATGTAAGTTACCGCTTAAACTAAAGATCTTCCTGCAACAAGCACCCAGCTGACCCTCTCCTGCCCTTCCTCTCAGCAGCCCACGTATCCCTCCTGACCTGGGAAGGAATGTTCTCTCTGCAGACGTCTGCATGTCCCTGGTCCCTCAAGACACAGTGAAAGTAGACATCCTCCTCAGAGGATGTGTCACACAGGAAAAGATGCAAAATGCCATCCACGTATTCATCCACAATGCCCACAAGTAGCTTTGAGACACACAGCTTCTGGAATTGGAGGGTTGCTGCACTGGTCCACGTACCCTcaagaagaaacaagaacatGAAGTTACTATAAAGAGACCAACTGCCATCACCTGAGACTTTCCCTTGCAGGCACTTCTCATAAAAGCAATTACTCTTGGTCAGCCTAGGGATAAACACAGGAAAATCAGGCAACCAAGCTTCCTAGTGCTGAACGAAATCAAAGTACCCCAAAACCTGCAGTGCTAGTTACCCTGGGAATGTCTTTTTACCCCAAGTATTCATTTTCAAGCACAGTTCTGTGGCATTCACTAATGACTTTACCACAGATGTCAAAAATGCCATTGTGTAGGGCTCTTTTGTGTATTctagtggttttgttgttgtttttgctttttttttgggtaaATTCCTTGTACCACAGGATTATGAAAGTTGACTGTTAAAAAGTTTTTAAGACACTGCTAAGCctcaaagcaatgaaaaatgtgAATCCTTAGCCCtcagaaaaaacaaccaaataaaaaaCCAGTGGacagttcttttaaaatatttttaaaccacATGAGTTTCAACTCTGCTCACACTTTCCTTTGGAAAGATGGTGTTTCTCAGGCTTCTTGACCAAGAGTTTTCTCAGTGCAGGCTGGCTTTATTGACTGCATCAAACTCACTTAAAGtttggccacagaaaaaaaagatttgaacaGGGCTGGAGGTACCAAGCATTCAGAAGGACCCTGAAGAACTACTGAAGAGGGAAGAAGTGAGTTGCTTAACATAAGAAAGTCAGGGTGGAAGGGTGATCGCTTGCAGAGAGGCGCAGTGATGCTCCACCGAACATTACAGCAGAATTGTTTCTGTTAGTATCACAAGgacatgaaaaaaatccaaatatttgCCCTTAACAGGTGAAAAAGTCAACCTCTACCTGACAGTTCTCATACACGTCAGTAAACAAAACTGCACGTGAACACGCACCTCCACGGGTTTCACCCATGCCAAGGAACACGGGATGGCCTGAGCAGGGAGCTTCAAGTAGCACCACCTACAATATGAAACAGAGTCATGACCATTAcagcaaacagagcaaaacCAGGCAGACGAGCAGAACTTAACCCTCTTGTGGGTTTTAAAATTAACTTAGGAATAGAGAGGTACTTATTGGGTTTTCCACTTATGAATAAAAACCTACAGTAGCTTTAGACAACACTCCATATCTAGAGAACAGGAACAGTAGGAACAGCAGTAACAACTGGCCCCTTATACCCTTCTAAtatcaaccattctgtgattctgtcaacCATGTTTCATTTACTTACTTGAGGAATCTCAGCCAAGACTTTCGGACAATGCCTATGTTTCCATAGTCTGGGTAGAACACCTCCACTTCCTGCTCACTGACGACACGGTGGATGACAACCCGGTACCACCATTTCGAGATCATTACACAGCAAAGCTGTCCAGGCTGTACTGAAGACTCAGGCATGATGTAACGATCAGAAACAAGTTTATTTGAATAACAGCGTCTGCAAAACATCATAATGAAAGACTGTGTTTGATAGGATGCAGGAGACGAACGAGGAGAAATAGAGTGTTTCAGAAGAATCTTCATTTCTTAAAGTCCCAACGACACAAATTTTCAGGATTTGTTTTAGTGGATGCTTTACATCTCTGTTCTGCTGAACAGAAACTGAAATGACAATAGGAAATGCAAACTCAAACTCTAACATTTGAGCGTTCTTCCTGGGGTCCAATGAAAAGTAAACTCAGAGGCTAAATACAGTCAGTCTAGTCATTAACTTTAAACATTACCTTGacacatcacttttttttttttttttttttataaaccaGTTTCTGGAATACAGGCTACACGTATAGTATTTGTCTTCAGAGTCTGTAACTACACTTACCTGTGCCCATGGACAGAAATGCTTACTTTGGCACACAATTAATAGGAATTGTAGCATGGCTGTGGTGGAACAGAATCCCAAACGCACAATGTAACGGACCCAAAGTCACTGATGGGGTTTTGCTTTCACATGTAGATAACGACAAAGGCCTCTTTCCCATTGCTTTTTGGTTAAATGTTAGAGATCAATGTAAAAGTCTTAACTGAGCTCATTAATAGTAGCAGCACAGAAAATACGGAGGTGCAAAGGAAGACAAAAGTtccctttcatttcctttccagtCTTTTAAGGTTTAGAACTGTCTGGGACACAGCCACGCAACTGTGAATTGTTATTAACCACATCTGCTTGCTAGCTAGCAGGAGTGGGCATTACACATTTCAGTACAATATAGGCACCTCCACTTCTTGTTATCAAACCAGCTGTGACCATACCTGCCCTGTCCCCtcagcacaaacacacacacacacacacacacacaccagacAGCAGCACGATCAAAAGGTTCGCACCTCATCTCCATcatcagctgctgcagcttatCAGATGTTTCCCTGCTGCAGATGCGGATGTAGAACTGGCTGGGAGAGACGATGAATTCCACAAAGACTCCCACCAAGCACCTGCTCTCAAGTGGTGGCAAACTGCAAAGGCTTCGGTCCTCAACAGCATCTGGAGGGATTTCTGGTGTCACCATCATCTCATCTAGTCTTTGCGACTGCTCCAAATCTTGAGGCTACAAAGGGGTAAAAGGAAAGCGGTACTAATGTCTCTTCATGCACTGAACACACATGAACGACCTTTACATTTAGGTTAAAAAtacagctctgctttcctgggaATTGCTGAGTATCAGCAAATCCCACCAAGTTGTGCAGACTTGGATTAAAACTTCCGCTGCAATGGGAACGTTTTCACATTTTCACACTCactctctttcccttccttccttcttccctccctctagAGGGAAAACAGTGGTGTATACCTTGCTTGTATTCCTACAGAGAATAAAGGAGAGGAATTGAAGTCATGTCCCCTATTTAGACAATGTTAAATGGctgctgctaaaaaaaaaacaaccaccaactCTGTTGAATTTTATCCAAAGGATGCTATTTCTATGCCCCAGGACAATGCAAGTACATGACTGAGCCAGCAAAACTATTTGAAAATGATTCAAGCAACAGAAGGCACAACACATCTCATTTTCACACTAGAGCTACTTCCCAagggcaaaaacaaacaaaacctacaaATTCTGTTCCTTTCGCACTCTGGACAAATTTGCTAGCACAGCTTATGCTTTTTGCATCATTCTTTAACTGTTGTGTGCTGAGAAGATTATTTCACTTGAACTAGTGTGGAGGGGAATCTTAATCGTACATATGCTACTTTCACTGCCTCAAGAGCTTTCTTTCAGGGCAATGAACAGTGTGCCTCCAAAGATCAGAAGTCAAAACAATTTCGTTTTTACTCATAATGAATATGCTACAAGTTAATGCTGCATTATACATCAGGTCATGTATGGGAAATGTGTCTTCCTGCACACATACCTTCACCTGTCTGCCTAATTCAACTGCAAATATTGTTTGTAACAACACTTTTAAGTCTCTTCTAAGCATTTTTTCAAGGAGGGAGGAATCTTTGCTTCTGCAGACTGAGTCATGGCTAACGCCCttgaaatttttaaattaaaattttgagtAAAACACTGAGCTAAACATTgagttaacatttttaaattaaagagtAGCTGAGGGAATTCTTGCCTGAGCAGCACgacctctaaaaaaaaaaaaaaaaaaatccacacttCATGGAGTTCCTCTAAGAAGTGCCTGTGAGCACTGCCATTTTTGAGGAACAGTTTCGCTCCCAGAGTGCTCTTATCACCCTGGTAAGGGCACACATGATCTTTACCATCTAGTTCACGCACTGGTAGCAACAACATTTTGGCGAGGACAGAAAACATGTACTTGAGAACAGGTTTGCAGAATAAGcaacaaaatcataaaaaaaaaagaacaatacaCTGTAAAAACAACACTTGCAGTATCTCATGGTCTGCAAGACTGGCTAACTCCTTTCCCTAGGACGGACTGGCAGCTGCCACAGCGGTGCGAACGACACCTTTccttctgctcggggtgagaaaagctgctgagagcagcagctctgtacACTTTCCCCTTCTTAAGGCCAAGGGGATTGACTGAGCCTGTGCCCCTCATTCGTCCCTTACAAGGCTTCCATTATTAGTTCCTCGTGATAGGATATTTGGATACCTTACAGCAGGGCAGGGATCAGGTCACTTCTTTCCCCTCTACCTTGCAGCACCCTGATGAACAAGCTTTCGTTGCACATACCAGCCAGCACATTCCAAGCAGCTTTCCTCCCCTTCAGGGCCTTCCTAAAACAAAATAGCAAGCTCGGCATTTCATGAGGAATAGTAGCTGTACAAGCATCTTTCAAGACCTATCCTGCTTGGGTCTTTAAACAGATTCCCACTGTGATACAATGGAACAAAAACCTAACTTGAGGTCAAGGTTACCAGGACCCTTTTTTGCCCTTCAGGAAGAACAGGCAGGCTTTGCTTGAATTAGGGGAATTGCTGGTGACTTCATCACACCAAACCAAATTTCCGTAAATGATCAGGGCTGACTGCCAGGGGGCACGTTTTATGAACTGCCACGCAAAGTAAAACTCGGTCACAGGCTTCCAAGTTTACAACCACACAAAACAATGAAGTCAGGAAGAATTCCTGGGACTCTTTCCTGCCAGCGCACTCCAATCCTCCAGTTGCATACAGCCACAAGATGAGTTTGGCAGAGAGAATAACTCACTGCAGGAGGATTTTCTGGAGAAAGGGAAGGCCTGAAGTGGCTCagaagaggacaaaaaaaaaaaaaaaacacaaaacaacaacaacaaaaaaaaacggaGGGCAACAAACAAATTCACCTAAACAGGTTTGGCAAATTCAGAGCCTCTTAACTGTTCCTCTCCATCTCCTTGTAGGAAATACACTGCTAAATTCAAAACCCTCAAAATCCAATGAGGAAGATCAGGAATGGCTATAACTAGACGGTGAACAAAGCATTACTGGTTTCCTTCAGTAAGAGATTTAAGGcaaacaaaaagccccaaatcATGCATACCAGGCCCCACCATTCAATCTACAGAGGAACAGGCACTCCCTGCTCCcaaccacaggctgcccctaacCACCAGGACCAAGCCCATGCCCTCAGCAAAGGTCAGCTTCAGACATAGGTGTGCTGCTGTAACCACCCACGCCTGCTAGAGCACACCTTCTTCTAACCCTCCTTCTCCGGGGAACGAAAAACATGAGCAAGGTCCCTTTCAAACCACAGCATAAACTGGAAAAATACTTCATCCTTTTATATCTTTGCAGATAATGTTATTTGGTCACTAGAACAAGCCCACAGGAATCAAAGTCTCCAGGAACCATTGTCCAGATCTCCTCTCTTAAAGGCTAACATGACTGAACAAGACACAAACCCTGCCTACAGCAGCCAAGGAAGTTTCACAGAGCTGGTCTTCAGGTTACTAAAAAGTGCAATTACAGATAAATGCATCACTACTAGTATCAGGGAGCAAAATGATGCTTAGCTGATCTTGGATGATCTGTAACACAGATCTGGAGACCAGCGAAAAAACCTTGGTTTGGatggcatatacatgtatagcgACATACCTGCCTAACATGAGTCTTACCACCTCCAGACTCACCTGAAACAGGTACTAAAATTTTTGGAAGCAGCAATGACTCAACAAGACAATctcaacagaaacaaaagtacTAGAAAAGCATCTATCCTGAGATTCAGATACACAGAAGGTACAGGTGGCTCATCCAGCTGCTTACTTGTTTTAGGTGATCATCAAAGTGTACTGCTTGTGTTTCCAGTGGCTctggcttttcttctgctgtctcATGGAAGCTCTCTGTCTCACAGCTGGTCTCTGTCTCACAGCTGGATTCCAAGGGAGGCATCTCaactgcaggggctgcagcaaaGACAGTAACTTGTACGTTATTCTTTCTTGGACTGATGCAGAGCTACATATTAAGCAGAAAGacaaaacatctgaaaatgaaagaaagcacaGGTAGCGTCTTCCTGATCTCTGGACCATTCACAGTCACCACATTCACGTATATTCACTAGAGAGGCATCATTCACTGTAttgatacattttaaaataacttctgcTGGCGAGCATGCTAAGGGTTGAGCTAATTCCTAGAATGATGCAAAAATTAATTCTCCCCAGACAAGTTGGGAATTTGGCCAGAACTGTATGGGATTTTCTGCCCTCTCTCATAGCTGTTATGGGAACACTGAGGACACCTGCAGTCTCTTCTGTAGAAAATCATAGCTGAGCCTTTCAGACTAGCACTGCTAGATTTTCAGTCTCAAAAAGTGCATTGGAAAGGCTCTACTAGCCTGTGGAGCAGACATTCAAGAGATTCCTACAGTTTTGTTATCTGTTGCCTAGAATGACTAGAAATTCATCCCATGCACACTCTCAGAAAGCCCACACGCTGAAGCATCTCAGCATTCTTTCTTTCACCTGCCACCAAAAACCAGTAGCAACCTGTAGAAATCTTCCAGTAAAGGTCTCTGCTACTGAGACAACTCCCTTGTAACAACCACTTCTGCAGCACCCCACAGTCCTTCTGCACTAAGCTGTAGGGGAACTGGGACTACTACTGCAACTAGAAATGCAGCAACATCTACCTGAGACATGGCTGCTTGGCCATGGTGCTTACGAGAGCTATGTTTCAAGTTAAATAACACAGCCTCACCTTGTGGCATCTTTTCCTGCTCTGTGTCACTTGATGAGCTCTCCTTGAGGGTTAACAAGGAACCTCCTCTTGTCTGCTTAACCACAATGATATCCGACACGCTTCTGAGGACTTCAAACATGGAGAGAAACCCATACTGCGTGTACTGAAACGTCCGCCCAAAGCGTCTGGAGTATGCATTATTGAAGTCCAAGAGCAGAAGCGGTGAGGAactcagcagctcctggagctccttcttcactgctgctggcagagcaggagtCCTGCCCCTTAGAGAGAAACTCTGCTGCTTCCTGAAGGCAGCTGCACTTGCCTTCTTAGCAGCATTCCGTGCCTTACTGCTTATTCTCTGTTTGGCAATCAGTTTGGAAATCTCTTTGGTGGTCTCATCTGCAATAGCtacaacaggggaaaaaaaaaagaaaaaaaaaaaaaaagctattagaaCCACTAAAAGAGTAAACCATTAAAAGCTCAAAATAGGCAAATtgcttttttccacttttctctcctttccacCACCAGCTTTTTCAGAGACAGGTACCTGTTTCAAAAGCAATCACACTAAATCATGGCTGGCTTCCAGCATGACAAAcacttctcctttctttttgcaaacTGGGCTGAATCAAATTTAACAACCAACAGTCATCCTGAACCCTCAACCCTTTAAATCCAGATCCAAGGTAGGGTGATCGAACACTTGTGTACAGGATCACAAGAGGAAAGGGCTGTGGGTTTTGCTGGTAAAACAGTAAATAACTTGCTACTCCCCTTAGCAGAATTAAGTAAGACTTCACCATAGCCTAAGAGCATCAGGATGTTGATGGACTCAAGTGTCATTTTTGAAAGGGCCtacaaatgaaacaagaaaactAATGCAACCAAAAACCTAAGCTTCTCTGACCACTTTACAAAACTAAGAGGTGCTACCAGTGACACTTGAGAAAAAGCCATGTTTGTGCAGCTGTCCTTCAAGTTCATCCTCAATTCTTACTCTCAGCTGGAGGCAAAAGTGTTGGAATCACACCATAAAGCAGATTAGAAAGCACCTCTGGAGGCCATGTGGTCCAAGCTCCACAACTCAAAGCAGGACCGATACCAGACCTTTGCTTACCTTCTTCATCCACTGCTTTTCTGTGCTCTGCCACTCAGCCAGACAACAGCAAGCAGCTGAAACAGAAGGGATCCCTGGACAGGGGCCCTGCAAAGCATCCCAGACAATGCCAAAGTGTCTCGTATAGCCCTCAGCACCTGCAGAAGCAGGCAGTTACagcctggttttggctgggctCCATGTGACAGAGTATATCCAGGCGAGGCCTCCCTTGAGAGCAGCCCAGGTGCTCCCCATGCCTTTTAACagccttttcttgttttgtagggctctacaaaaataacatttcactCCTCCCAATCAACTTTTTACACCTACAGCTATTTCCATAGCTCCTCCCCAAAGCTAAGGAAAATTAGAAGTCTTCTTTAATACAAACTAAGCTTCCCTCCCTTAGGGCCAGGAAAGGAAATGTTTACAGCTTGGCCCAATATGCCTTACCCCTGATTATGTTCCTGCTGAAGCCTGCGTTTATGGGAAAAGTGGAGCTTAACAGTTCTGGTGCACCCACAAGAGACAAAACTGAATTAAGTGCAGAACGTAAAATGtacaaaaattagaaacatATGGGGTTTTTCAAGAGGAAGGCGCAGAAAAACATTACAAAGTAGATTGagatctaggaaaaaaaaaacatcaaagacAAGGAACAAAACAGTAACGTGAGGAAGAGTAACAGAGATGGGACCCAGAGCTCTGGGAACGCACCCAGCAAACCCTCAGTATTTTGGGGCACTGCCTCCTCCCAGCGCGCGGTGCCAAACACCCTGCGAGGAAAGGAAGCCTCACCTTTGAGGACAACGCTGCCCTTGCCGTTGGGACAGACTCTGACAACTTTGGGCATCTCTGCCACCAGCTCCATGGTGGATCGGAAGCCCAGGTCGCGCAGGGGGAGAGGCCTGCCCACCATGGCCGCGtactcctgctccagctgctcagGGCTCAAGCCCTGCTTGGTAGCCATCAGGAGCGACCTCACCTCCTTCTGCAGCACCTCCATGAGCCACCCCTGCTCACACTGGGAgacaaaaacaagcagaaaacgCCTCACAGCACGGGGACAGCGGCTGCCCAGAGGCAGGGAAGAGCCTTTTTTTACCACCTCACACCCGCGGGGCGGCGGTACAAGCTCCGCTCCCTCTGCCCGCTCCACCACCCCTGCTAACCCCGcgacgccgccgccgcctcgctcCCACTGCGCCTGCGCGCTCCCTTTCCCGCCCTTCGGCGGCGCGAGGGCGGGGCCGCTCTGGGCTGAGGGGCGGCGGCCGCCATTTTCCTCGGCGCCGCTCTGTGTGGGGGGGTGTCCCTCCCTCAGCCTCCGCCAGGAGGAGCGGAGGGGTTAGGTGCGCGTGGCTTCTGACAGGAAAAGTCAGAGCTGCGGACTAAAAAGTTCCAATTTCttgaagaaaacaatatttaaacTCTAATGACAATATTATTAAGGGTGGCCTTGCGCATTTTAGTCCTGTGTGAGAGGAGAATATGTGGTGGAGTGCCTTTCCCAAGGCTAACGCGTCATGAATTGTATTGCAGTAACTGTTTTCGAGGTTACTTAAGAAACTTGCTTGAGGATCTGTTTGGTTTCCACACAGGGATATATTTCAGGGTGGCAATGGGGACTAAAAATAGAGGTTTCAGGATAATACTCTGCAAACCCACCTCAGCACATGCCCTCAAAGTACCTCCTCGGTCCTGAGGTAGCACCCCAAAGTGCCCCACAGGGACTGAGGATTTAGGAGTCATTGGCTGAAAGAACGTCAGACACAACTAGAAAGCTGCAGGGCTTTTTAAGATTTAAAGAGCCTTGCGGAGCTTTTGGAAGTAAATGGGCCAGAGTTTGTGCTGCCTGGCCAAAACCAAGCTTGAGACATTGTTCACTGCTTCTTAAACCACCTGCACTTCCAGCAGCTGAAGACTGTCTCCACCTCTCTGAGTGTTAAAAGTAAAACAAGTCTCTGGAGCATCTCCAAAGCAAATACAGGCAGTATGAATTTATTAATTACAGCCTATTTGCACCCAGCTTTTCTCACCATCCATTAGCCCTCCACATTCATCACTCCCCCAGTGACCTGCTGATGAGGCACAAAGCATGACAGAGCAGAGAAAGCGACGAGCTGGCACTCCTGCCATCCCTGGCTCTGATATCCTGACTCTGGGCAGGCCAAAAGCCTCCAATAAGACAGGAATCTGTGAAAAAACAAGAGCAACACCTCCCCGACTGTCTTCCGggctccctccagcagctcctccgcATAACATACCTCCCTGCCAGAGGCCAA contains the following coding sequences:
- the TDRD5 gene encoding tudor domain-containing protein 5 isoform X1 translates to MEVLQKEVRSLLMATKQGLSPEQLEQEYAAMVGRPLPLRDLGFRSTMELVAEMPKVVRVCPNGKGSVVLKAIADETTKEISKLIAKQRISSKARNAAKKASAAAFRKQQSFSLRGRTPALPAAVKKELQELLSSSPLLLLDFNNAYSRRFGRTFQYTQYGFLSMFEVLRSVSDIIVVKQTRGGSLLTLKESSSSDTEQEKMPQAPAVEMPPLESSCETETSCETESFHETAEEKPEPLETQAVHFDDHLKQPQDLEQSQRLDEMMVTPEIPPDAVEDRSLCSLPPLESRCLVGVFVEFIVSPSQFYIRICSRETSDKLQQLMMEMRRCYSNKLVSDRYIMPESSVQPGQLCCVMISKWWYRVVIHRVVSEQEVEVFYPDYGNIGIVRKSWLRFLKWCYLKLPAQAIPCSLAWVKPVEGTWTSAATLQFQKLCVSKLLVGIVDEYVDGILHLFLCDTSSEEDVYFHCVLRDQGHADVCRENIPSQGFKELNLSALYTQPNAKQEDSELVEPDSCLQQEFLDTDKETSSLRLDEDELCDQQCHSSAEEEWEDVQPLPDEVNVAGTTDQDPEFVQEERMETPTELVAVAKTPQLLEESSKPAVVYKSLEDFDTSFVCAKQPADMSQDDPNNVEGFSSKTELHEALHPSLLLMAAPFMLDNRNNDEKTKTEDLPGSLALVPRSASGLNDQGASWKLCVPPTTLSAVLAATARLATSRGYFQWLPNLRKEP
- the TDRD5 gene encoding tudor domain-containing protein 5 isoform X3; translation: MEVLQKEVRSLLMATKQGLSPEQLEQEYAAMVGRPLPLRDLGFRSTMELVAEMPKVVRVCPNGKGSVVLKAIADETTKEISKLIAKQRISSKARNAAKKASAAAFRKQQSFSLRGRTPALPAAVKKELQELLSSSPLLLLDFNNAYSRRFGRTFQYTQYGFLSMFEVLRSVSDIIVVKQTRGGSLLTLKESSSSDTEQEKMPQAPAVEMPPLESSCETETSCETESFHETAEEKPEPLETQAVHFDDHLKQPQDLEQSQRLDEMMVTPEIPPDAVEDRSLCSLPPLESRCLVGVFVEFIVSPSQFYIRICSRETSDKLQQLMMEMRRCYSNKLVSDRYIMPESSVQPGQLCCVMISKWWYRVVIHRVVSEQEVEVFYPDYGNIGIVRKSWLRFLKWCYLKLPAQAIPCSLAWVKPVEGTWTSAATLQFQKLCVSKLLVGIVDEYVDGILHLFLCDTSSEEDVYFHCVLRDQGHADVCRENIPSQGFKELNLSALYTQPNAKQEDSELVEPDSCLQQEFLDTDKETSSLRLDEDELCDQQCHSSAEEEWEDVQPLPDEVNVAGTTDQDPEFVQEERMETPTELVAVAKTPQLLEESSKPAVVYKSLEDFDTSFVCAKQPADMSQDDPNNVEGFSSKTELHEALHPSLLLMAAPFMLDNRNSTNRFVSKN
- the TDRD5 gene encoding tudor domain-containing protein 5 isoform X2 gives rise to the protein MEVLQKEVRSLLMATKQGLSPEQLEQEYAAMVGRPLPLRDLGFRSTMELVAEMPKVVRVCPNGKGSVVLKAIADETTKEISKLIAKQRISSKARNAAKKASAAAFRKQQSFSLRGRTPALPAAVKKELQELLSSSPLLLLDFNNAYSRRFGRTFQYTQYGFLSMFEVLRSVSDIIVVKQTRGGSLLTLKESSSSDTEQEKMPQAPAVEMPPLESSCETETSCETESFHETAEEKPEPLETQAVHFDDHLKQPQDLEQSQRLDEMMVTPEIPPDAVEDRSLCSLPPLESRCLVGVFVEFIVSPSQFYIRICSRETSDKLQQLMMEMRRCYSNKLVSDRYIMPESSVQPGQLCCVMISKWWYRVVIHRVVSEQEVEVFYPDYGNIGIVRKSWLRFLKWCYLKLPAQAIPCSLAWVKPVEGTWTSAATLQFQKLCVSKLLVGIVDEYVDGILHLFLCDTSSEEDVYFHCVLRDQGHADVCRENIPSQGFKELNLSALYTQPNAKQEDSELVEPDSCLQQEFLDTDKETSSLRLDEDELCDQCHSSAEEEWEDVQPLPDEVNVAGTTDQDPEFVQEERMETPTELVAVAKTPQLLEESSKPAVVYKSLEDFDTSFVCAKQPADMSQDDPNNVEGFSSKTELHEALHPSLLLMAAPFMLDNRNNDEKTKTEDLPGSLALVPRSASGLNDQGASWKLCVPPTTLSAVLAATARLATSRGYFQWLPNLRKEP